TGTGCACACAGGCCACAGTGGACAGAGAAAACTTCCTTTTATCAGGAATGACCCGTATGTGAATGAGCAGTAAGGTGATAAAGAGCagtcttctctctgttctgtcatTGTATCAATTAAAATGGTGCTTTCCTGGGGAACCATCTTAGAACTGGCTTTTTAATCCAGACTGTGGTCAAACTGACCTCAAGGTGATGCTAATGTGCTGGTTCGTGACTCATTCAGAACAAAAGGTCATGTTTTGCAAAATTATCTGTGTCTGGGCTTTAAAGTGCAGCGCTTTTGGCAAATAAAGCACGCgatgaactgaaaaaaaagtcCATGATGAATTAACAGCAAGACTTCAGGCATAGTTCTCCTGCATCTGAACTTTGCACCTCAGAACTTCAACAGGCTTGTTTGTTCCTCCTTTTTGTGGCATGAAATCTCCACTTCTCTCACAGGGCCCACCATATTAACTGTAATTTAACATTTCATATTTCTTATTTAATCTCCTCTGAAATTACTTATTTATTATCATTTCAAATCATGTCTTAATTTCTGCCATCTGAAATGGCACAGAAGTGTGTCTTAGACATTGCGTGTCTGATTGTCTAGATGCCTATGGGCTTATCCATAAGCTTTTAGTTCTGAACAACATCAGGTCCTCCTTTAGTTCATCCTTTTCAGTTCTCCTCATGCACCAAGCGGACCTCCATTAGTCTGAGCAGACGGTTTCTCCCTCCGTCATAATAGTCTTCCTCTGGTTCATAATGTTACCCTTTAAGACCCCTATTCCATGTGGCCCACTCTCTTCACACCAAAGCCGGaggcttcttctcttctctgacaGGAAAGTGTCATGAGTGGGTCAGCTCCTTTTATCTGCTGGCACTCTGCTAGGGCAGCCATTAAGGACCTCCCTGACCGGACCCCTGGCTGTCATGGCACATAGTGCAGTGAAGCAGGTCCTCAAGCAGGGGATAGAGGCGCGATGCAGAAAGGTCGATTGGCCATCCAGACGCATTGTCAACCTGACCCCATGCATTCAAGCCCccgacacacagactcacagaatAACAAGCAtctgtcctcctcctgcacctcaGGCATAATTGTGTATGTTAGTCACGCCATGCTGCATTCATATGCCCGCATCCACAAACTCCTCCATGCTCTTCAAAACCCTGCACTGCAAATGAACTCCTGCACTCCTGGTCCATTGTGCTGCCCACTGACACATTTCCTGCTCGTGTAATTACCATATCAATGGCACTCACagataaataattataaaacatGTCGGCACAACTGGATCCTGGGTCTGGATCCAGTCAGCTGTCAGCTGGGAGAAGTACTGTTGATGATAGCTGACGAAATGACCATAGCCACTAtaaaggtgatgatgatgataaagatGATTGTCAGAATAATTGTAATgacaaggaagaggaggatgacaaaatgtggcgatgatgatgattatgatgatgatgataatgatgaccaTATTGATAATGAGAATGATgattaggaggaggaggaggaggagagagaggatgatggtgatgatcatGACTGAAGTGTTTTAGTGAGTTTATAGATGTACACTCAGGAGGCAGGATGTGTCATTGGCTGTGACGAgaatgattgagtgagtgagtgttgacAAACTGTCAGAAAAATGTCTTCACACCTACTTCTCATGTTGTAACAGGATATCCTCACAGGCTACATCATCTTTAAATGGTTGCATGATTTCAAGGAAAGGGTGTTATCTAGGTCAGTCAATCAACCACGACTTATTTTATGGTGCCATGTCAGCACACATGCGAGTCAGCACACTGTGAAATCAGGGAACTGTATTCAGTCTTCACATGTATTTGGAATTCCTCTGAAATAGATATATCCCCAACCAAAGAATATGTGCGCATAGTTCTAATGACCCTTTCTTCCCCACAcaaaatatgattggctggaTTTTTGTCTTGTGTCAGTTTACCATCCTTCAGAGTCTGTAaaggttattattatttatgttttgCGAAAGCTTAAAAATGTGTGCTACAGGGGTCCAGTGTGGTCTACTTGGAGGGGTGGCTGAgtctgaacagccaatcagaggagtCCCTTGGAGCTCCGCATATCAAAGCCCATGTTGCCTGGAGACACACGGTGCGCATCAATAGTGCATTTTTGCTCTCATTAGCCTGCGCTAATTAGCAGAGTAAACATCCAGCACTGAGGAGGGCCGACGTCTTCCTCCTCCCCGTGTTCGGCTCCTCTTCACTGGGGGACCCATTGTGCCCCACACAGGTGCAGCGACAGGCTTCGAGTGACCTCTAAACCCATGGGAAGCAGAGAACTGGGTGTCTAAAGCAGGCCATCCTCCCAGCACAAAGAGCATATTGATTAGAAAAGGGGGTCAAACTCTTTCAGCCGTGAAACTGTGGCAAGGCAGATGTACACATAAACAACTTGGTACatatagacacaacacaagtgtacacacacacacacacacacacacacacacacacacacacatatatatacccacacacacacactgtcctgacATGCCATAGTCTCTGTGGAACAGTCTTGTATCTAGTACCTCATAGAACAATAGCAGAGCAAAAATTGCTTCTTTGTGACAATGGACCCaacagaagtgtgtttgtgggtgtgagtgtgtactgtatTTTAGTTTTGTGTGATGACCGTGACAACAGAGTGTAGGTGAGGTCATACTCTGTGTAGCTCACATAATAACCTCATCCCTACCCAACCCcaccaaccccaccaccactccaCCCTCAACCCTCAACCCAGGCCAACAGGGACATTCTGAAGCTGATTTATGTGAAATTGACTACATTAAGTTCAGTGTTTTACTGTGACAGTCCCAGTGACTAACTGCTCTGGTATAGCAGGTCTACCTATGGttaaaatgaaagagaaacCCAAGCCAACAaatagtttgtgaaaaagagagttCAAACAAATGCTGACAATATGTGTTTCTGTAACTCAACAGGTCATGAGTTCAGCTCCCGAACAGAATGAATAGTGAGAAAATGTCAATTTGACTTTTATTCTACTGTACCTTCACCagccaaatgcatgtgtgtaatttctgcatgttcgagtttaaataattaaaataattacaaaacAATATtcttaaataaacaaacaaataaaatgcgATACAACACAAATTCAACatacttctttctctcctttccccgaCAGCTTTCCAAAACACCCACAGCAAACATGCTTCAAATACCTTCCAGTGTAAATGCTGATCTAGGATCGGATTTCTCCTCCAGCAGAGAAAGGAATAAAATTAAGATGCAGACAATGAGAGTCTGTTCCTGGGTCAGCACGCCAACCCTGTAATTTTTCATGAATGCAGGCTTTGGAAGCCAGGTTGGCGAATGAAAAGCTCAGCACATGCCAGTGTTATTATGACAACCTGCTCCTCTTGGCCTGTGAGAATGAACACTCACTGCAGTAAACAAGACAGACCAAAACAACGGAGTCTGCGCTACGAAGATTTTAACTCTATATTTATTGAATGAAATCAGCGATTGAGTCACTGTTCATTCATAGCATGTATTCAAGTCAAAAGCTACACCATTCCAGCTAGCCTACCTTTAAAAACATACTGGACTCCCCCTTGTGGACAGTTGGTACATTTTTAAACATATCAACCCTTCAAACACTTCTGTCTAAGAACATTACTCTAAAAATaattttacaaacaaacatgaagtaGGCAAACAATTGACAAGTGGACATGAACAAAGAAATAGCCAACACTAGTGGATGTGCCCtcaaacacaacattaaaatgtttataaatTCCTTTATACACGCTCTGTACATAGGCTACGTCATTGAGCAATGTGCGAATAGGTAAGGAAagacacgtttatttatatagcacaattaaTACACATTGAtatttcaaagtgctttacaaattaccagataaaagaacatagaaaaatgGGCCTGCATATGACTGATGTTGAACGATGGTAGCTGAATACCGGGTTACAAAATAATGTCGCTGAGCAAAATACTTATTAACCTACATGACCATCAGCATAGGGTGGAGATTGTATAGTAATCCTATTGTATTCTTCTGACAGTAATGTAATCATATCGATTCATATAGGCTATAAATGAATACACTTGTTTTAGTCGATGGGGTAACAAATGTCGATAATAACGTATAAAACACTCTAGACTGGTAAATATTCTGAAACGAGTCAAGTTTAGATTCGTTTTGTCAATTATATTTGCCTGAGATTCAAGGCAACTGGTCATCTGCATGACAGACCCAGTAAACTGCGCATGTGCCGTGTCCAGGGACGCTGACACCTTTTCCAAGGCAACGGGATCAAGCTAGTTAACCGTATCAGTGTTGACTAACTTGGTAGTTATTTGAATAAATCTGAAGCAGCGCACACCTGCCCCAGAAGTTATAGTTATAGTGAAGTAAAATGTCTGTCCACTTTAAGGTATGCTACATTGCTTTTACCACATTGCAACCAGTAGTAGGCTGGTAGACGCAAATACTTGTCGTGCTTTAGCGACGTCACCAGTGCTGGGGAAGCTCGAAGGTTTCGATTTGCTAGTTTGATTCAGTCTTACAAACAACAAGCTGTGGATAAAAGGAACATGGTTGACATTTGTTTCTGAGGATAGGTGTTACTGCAACAAGCTGGATATATCGCTGGGAAAATCTCTTGCGCAGATAATGGCATAATGAGTTATGATTCTTAATAAATGGATTATCGATAGTATCTAATAGAGCTAGCTGGCGGTTGTAACTAACGTTAACCTAATTTTAGTTTAACTTAATTTAGGCTAATCACGAGTGCACGTTTGCAGTGGTGTTTACATTTTTGCTGCGAGGAATCTGCACTGTAATCATTAAAGCAAGCTAGCGACGTCCACAGATGTCAGTTTTGCGACGTCCACAGTTGtctgagtggtggtggtggtgatgatggccAAATATGCCTTTGCAAAGTAGCTATGATTTGAAATAGAGATTACCATAGCTAATCTGGATTTGCAACCTTATTTGAATTTGATATTTAGGTAGTTTGCTACCTACATGTGCACATCGGCGAATCATATTTTAATTTGTATGAAACTGAGATAGTTAGCGTCAACATTGGCTGACAACGACGAGGAGATTAAAGCCAGCCAGCTAATGTAAACGTTTAAACACTTTGCTAAACTGACAGAAGGACAATGGAGGGATTTAGATGAGCTTAAATTTGGTGTCTAGTCGCATGCTTGCTCGGTTTGCTTGCACTATGCTTGTTCTTAAGAAGCCTCTGTAAGCTGTTGGATTTATCTTGTCAACAACAACCTTAATAGGGTATCAGTGAGTACAGGAACCAGTATCGAGGACCGAAGGCGAGATCCAGAAGTGCGTCTCCGCATCGTAGAATGCTACTGGCTGGCATGCGATCAGCTCACCAGGGTACGAATTTTTCTCCCATACAGTTTCACTTTCCAACCAAACCAAACTATTAAAAATAGGCTcatttaaaaatacataaaccTTAAATTGTACCAAATCAACTTCCAACATCCGCAGGTATTAGCCGGGAACCTCAGTTTCTGTCCAGGAGGAAgatccccacccacccaccacaggTGTCCCGCTCCATGCATTGGGACCAGTTGTCGGGGCTGAGCTGCCAGGAGCCCATTCCTCCCTTCAGGCCTGCTGCTGGGGGGACTGTAGGGAAGGAGCCTACAGCAGTGGCTGTGGCAGAGATACCCGAGACCCCTGTGGCTCCTAGGGGCCCTAGACCCCCAGAGGAGCAGTCACAACTGCAACCTCAGCCTCAcattccttccccctctcccacagACCAAAGACCAGAGCCCCCCATGAACGGAGTGAGTTTGTTCTAAAGGATTCAATTCTCTATTGTGTGAACTACGTTAATGGTTTATCGTAATAATATATGATAATATGTGTGGTGATTGACAGTAATTGAGCTTTGGCAGCTCTGTCCATTTCTGTGTGGTTTGGTGTTGAGTAATGAATATTTTGCGGTAAGTGAATTACGTAAATGGTTTAGCTTTTAGCTTTTCTTTCAGCTGATGATATATGTGGTGACTGACAGTAACTGAGCAGCTGGCTGCTCTGTCTAAATGGTAAattgactgcatttatatagcgcttttctaaccATCAGAGCCCTCAAAGCGCTATACAGAGCGCTATACATGTTAATgcctcacattcacacaccgacAGTGGAGGCTACTACGCAGGACGCCAAACTGCACACCGGTAAcaattgggggttcagtgtcgtgctcaaggacactttgggATCGATCCCCTGTCTActgctgtgtggtgctgtgttgaGTGTGGTTCTTATATGTGGTTCTTATGCGTGGTGGCCTTCTCCAGGTGCAGCACGTGTTGATGAGGAAGGCAGGACTCCGGTCTGACAGGCCCAGGCCAAGGGGCAGGCGGCACAACTCAGAGTATCAGAGGCAGTTTGAGTGGAAGGACAGAGTGGCCAACTCACCTCTGCTGGCTGCAGATCAGGTAACGgaatacgcacgcacgcacgcacgcacacacacacacacacacacacacacgtacgtacataCGCACGCATACAAGACTCAAACGTTCATCCATCCCTATCAAATATGTCAAAATACTGCAATATTCACATGATCACATATACCAGGAGTGGAAGTCTTCAGTGCAGATTATTGTGCCTCCTTACAGAAAACAGAAACTTATTAGAATTAGCAGTTTAACCATTTAAGTGATTAGAGTGCCTAAGAGCTGTAATTATGAACACTATAAGATCATTGCATGTAAAATATTTTCAGAGTTTTCATTGTGAACTATTTTACTCTTCATAGAGTCTTGAGGCAGTAACAAGGCAGCCAGGAGATGGCAGCAGAGAGGTGTGTACCAGCAGTGATGTAAGGCTGTATTTGATCAGGTTGGGAGATTAGTTTGGTGATGTCTTCTTGACCCCTATAGTATAAGAAATACACAGTAAAGCCACATACAGGACAGAAAGATCATTTCCAGCAATgcggcctgagagagagagtgagagagagagtgagagagtgagagagtgagagagtgagagagtgagagagtgagtgagtgagtgagtcagtgagtgaccAAAGCATTGTTTTGGCTTTCTTGTGTCCATAGGCTCTGCACTCCAGCACAGTTCTCCCTATGCATGGTTCCAACACTGTGCCATTTGAGAGCGAGTACAGCAGGAACTTTAAGGGTTCCCCACCCCCTCGGCCTCCACGCTTGCGGCGGGATATCGAGCAGAATGAGGTTCCGTTGTTCCAAAGGGAGAACGTTCCCCCAGAGAACACCTCTAAGGTGACACTCTCACCTACACCCTAAACCATAATTTAAACTGTAGTATGATGACTGTAAGAGAGTCATACgaatacattaattaattatCATCATTATATATTGGTATCAAGCACAACATTCTTCATATCCTCTACTAACAATTACAAATGAAACCTGTTGGTATGATGGCCTTATTCAGCGACAGAAATATAAAGATAGTGATTAACTTTCATAACATAATATCAgttgatcttttttttaaaccatgaaGCAGCTGACTTTGATTCATGTCTGGTGTGTCTAAGCCAGATCTAGGCCAGTCCTATACCAGTCATCTGTGATGTGGACACTTTATACTACTCTATAACAGGTGTGATGTCAGTGTTGTTTAATGAGGAAATGAAAGCCCACAAGCTTAAGTCAAAGCAGAAGTCAGGGTCAAAAGTGTACACAAAGTCAACAATGTGTTACACTCTACAAAAGACTGGGAAGCCTGTAATGGTGATGCCATTGATACCCAGCAGAAGTCAGAAATGGGCTTGAATAGAGTTTGTCAATAGTAGTGCACAATATATTCTCACCAGGAGCAGTAtgttaattcaattcaaatgtatttatatagcaccaacacaatacaattgTTACTGTCTTGTGTCAAGTGTCAGACATTTGATTAGTTCAGATTGTGCATCTGATAATACGGCCTGCTTTCCTCCGGCTTCTGCCTTTTTGGTACAGCACTATACTACCCATGTTGTTTTGAATGGGGTTTTGGGCATACACACTTCAAATGatggcttttgtgttttttatttgtcttttttatgCACATGGGAAATGCCAGGccaagaggaagaaaagaaaggagcaaCATTTGGACAGGAAGCACAAGAACTCCAAAGAGGAAGTGGCCCAGGGCCAGCCATCAGGCACCAAACAGGAAGCAGCATCACTAAATCCCCAGCAAACTGTTGACCCTCCTTCTGGATGCAGGTGAACTTTAGGTTTAGGCCACTGTTGTGTTTAGGTAGAATACATGGTttgtcttgtttattttttcgTTTTGGGTAGCTACCAGCATCACTGCACTGAAACGGCACCTTGTCTTTCCCACTTCCAAGGCTAGACTTTATGTCACTCTGTTAAAGTTATACAGATTTAGTTTACACTTATATGTCCGTTACTTTGAGATGAGTCCACATGAATCGCATGACGCTTCCCTTATTGTGAGTTCTACAGCGATTGCCTTTCCCCCATTGTGTCCATTGACTTACATGTGTTTTACAGCTAGCCTATACCAACATGTGAACACCGTCAATCCCCTGCTCAACACATGTgccttctgtttgtctgtgttgctTTAGGAAGATGAAGTCTGAATATAATGCCAGGTTCCGCTCTCCACTGCAGTATCAGTACGAAGATGGGGCCTGGGTGAAGGCCTCAGACGCTGCAGATGAGGTAGGCAGGAGTGGCCAGAGAGCTTTAGCGATCAATTTCTCACTGTGGTAGAGAAAGCAACGAATGTCATACTTTATTATCTTTTTATACATATTCAGTAgtggtgggagaaaaaaaatcgataCAGTGTAGTATTGCGATATTGTTCGGCAGGATATTATATCGATACAGCGGCTCCAAATTTTATTTTGGTACATTTGTCTATTCTGATAACATTGTTTCTGAAGGCCACAAGATGGCGCAAGACCTCGTTCTTCTTTTGCGTCACAGGGGAAATTGGAAAGGAAGTCTGAGTCGAGAACAAATGTACCATGCCAAGATGACGGCAGAGACTCCCAGTATACGGAACGTAATATGTGGGAGATATAAATCACAATATATCGCATAATTGAATCGCAATACTTGCTgtattgtaaaatgtaaaatgcaaaGAATAGCAATAATATTGTATCGTGGCCCAAATATCATGATAATATCTGCCTCTGTGGTTATTCACACCCCTAATATTCAGGGTTTGCCCCCAGGTTGATTTATAGTCCTTTCAGTAGTGTAATAACACAAAAATAACTTAATTATAATAACATTTCGATTAGtactggtgtggtgttgtgatcATATTTAGATGATAAGCTATTTACACTGTACACTATAAAGTGTGTATACCTGCATTCTTTTAGATCTTTTAGTGAAATGATGAAGGTTCATCAGATGGGTCTGAAAtgacttttcaaaacagctaTACAGTGTGAAGAAAATCACAGGATACATTCTTGAAATGAATAAGAGCTAGGTAGCGTAACATTACTGTTACCCTGAAGGTTAATAATACAGTTTAAATGTTAAACACCTCCTGAACAACAAGCACGCTTACAGTACCACACTAATGAGCGGCTACAGAAGTACAGCAGTAAGTGGCAAGTGGAGTGGTAGTAGAGGTGGTTataatgacctttgacctctctctAACCCTGCCTCTGTACCCTCATTCTTGCAGGGGGCGGGCAGTGCCCATAGTGTGGCGTGGTATCGTGAGGTAACCTGGTGTGACTGGTAtacctttcctctccctctctctgtatctcaggCTGCATGTGTTGGGATTCACTCTCAGCTGAATCAAAGGCCCTAAGAGTAGTAGGGCCATGAGTCACACTAGACAGGTTAGAGTTTCATCAGCACGATACTGTGGCAATATGcctggctggcacacacacacacacacacacacacacacacttggcaccTAGCTGGAAGTGCTTAGAGTTTTTTGTGTTATTGAAACTCATACTAAACCAATTAATTTAGtaccactctctgtctctgcctctctctatatGGCTGTCTacatacatgcgtgtgtgtgtgcgtgtgtgtgtgtgtgtgtgtgtgtgtgtatgtgtgtgtatatgtatgactGCATGTCTGGATGGAGGAAGACACTCACTTTATCTGCTTAAATGCTGAATTCAgttaatctttctctctccctctctctctttctctctctctctctttctctctctctctgtctctctctctctctcgctgtctgtgtcactgtgtgtgtgtatttgtgttgataTGCAGTTGCTGAGTTACTTTCAGTTATACAGTCAGCAGTTCCATGGAAGATCAAAGTTGGCGGTTGTGGTGGTTAGATTGTGCTTTTTCTAAGATGACTGGAagcctgctcagacacacacagaaactgacAAACAGtcagataaatacacacacacacacacacacacacacacacacacacacacacacacacacacacatacagactccgCTTCACTCTGTTCTCCTGATGATCTGTGTAGATAAGCTACTGTAAATGAGGCCTGCAGTCCAAACTAACCCACTGAACTTTGGCTGAGATTGCCCAGCTTCTGCTTGAAGAAAATATTCAAATGATTCTCATGTAGGGAGAGACATGGGGGTAAAGTGGGGAAAGCACAACATGTCCCTCATCTCATGAATGTTCTGAAGTGCATAGAAAAAAGACTTAATGCATGTTTTTAAAAATTTATAGAGATATAAAACATAATGTTTCAAACAGTACACATAATGCAAGTTCATGTAGGATTATatgttgtatatgtatatgattACTATTAGTGCACAGAAATACTCAAATTAGTTGGAATGTCTATCTCCTCATGACCTTTTTCTAGTCCAAGCTGAGAGCGCTTGCTTCAGCCGCTGTCTCAAATCGCTGCAGCTCCCACTTTTGACCACTAGGGGCAGACTGGTCAATCTGGAAGGGACCTTACCTGCTGACGAAGTGAAtgcttcctctttcttttgatTAATTCATGGTGACAGGGGAGCTTCCAGAAATGAGTTTAAGCATGCTGCTGCCTCCTGGCTcactgagacagtgagagagaggagcactTCCAGACTAAACTATTGAG
Above is a window of Clupea harengus chromosome 21, Ch_v2.0.2, whole genome shotgun sequence DNA encoding:
- the mdm1 gene encoding nuclear protein MDM1 isoform X7, whose translation is MSVHFKGISEYRNQYRGPKARSRSASPHRRMLLAGMRSAHQGISREPQFLSRRKIPTHPPQVSRSMHWDQLSGLSCQEPIPPFRPAAGGTVGKEPTAVAVAEIPETPVAPRGPRPPEEQSQLQPQPHIPSPSPTDQRPEPPMNGVQHVLMRKAGLRSDRPRPRGRRHNSEYQRQFEWKDRVANSPLLAADQSLEAVTRQPGDGSREALHSSTVLPMHGSNTVPFESEYSRNFKGSPPPRPPRLRRDIEQNEVPLFQRENVPPENTSKAKRKKRKEQHLDRKHKNSKEEVAQGQPSGTKQEAASLNPQQTVDPPSGCRKMKSEYNARFRSPLQYQYEDGAWVKASDAADEVRELREKAEMYRRRAWGTHFSRYHLNQILSDQNHLWEASTASGSTPQESSGSACSPTIEALDLARAQELEGSSNFRVAGRLPTPKLRTLPLAQRTHHDRTTPAAGGAILVSPPRVRASMRERPPPSPQGKPRSPQRLLGHLSPARAPFKAEEARLTRSPPTAGLTTTDPLPLRQDAWYGMGVAEEPPKRLPAPRSSRKRAPSAQALELPVNRIQGMLRDPEFQHNGNLGLHRPGLFVYPSSDSALSDDDGRMSQISARSAASCSMAAQLLGRTLKRKENFWGKS
- the mdm1 gene encoding nuclear protein MDM1 isoform X4, coding for MSVHFKGISEYRNQYRGPKARSRSASPHRRMLLAGMRSAHQGISREPQFLSRRKIPTHPPQVSRSMHWDQLSGLSCQEPIPPFRPAAGGTVGKEPTAVAVAEIPETPVAPRGPRPPEEQSQLQPQPHIPSPSPTDQRPEPPMNGVQHVLMRKAGLRSDRPRPRGRRHNSEYQRQFEWKDRVANSPLLAADQSLEAVTRQPGDGSREALHSSTVLPMHGSNTVPFESEYSRNFKGSPPPRPPRLRRDIEQNEVPLFQRENVPPENTSKAKRKKRKEQHLDRKHKNSKEEVAQGQPSGTKQEAASLNPQQTVDPPSGCRKMKSEYNARFRSPLQYQYEDGAWVKASDAADEVRELREKAEMYRRRAWGTHFSRYHLNQILSDQNHLWEASTASGSTPQESSGSACSPTIEALDLARSERWVGSGASSASSARSAGQWSTRGQPDAPTGPELPKQAWGDREEPERKKKEADLAERTDQLDRDEQREEEEEEERENREQGDDGGGGAQELEGSSNFRVAGRLPTPKLRTLPLAQRTHHDRTTPAAGGAILVSPPRVRASMRERPPPSPQGKPRSPQRLLGHLSPARAPFKAEEARLTRSPPTAGLTTTDPLPLRQDAWYGMGVAEEPPKRLPAPRSSRKRAPSAQALELPVNRIQGMLRDPEFQHNDGRMSQISARSAASCSMAAQLLGRTLKRKENFWGKS
- the mdm1 gene encoding nuclear protein MDM1 isoform X6 gives rise to the protein MSVHFKGISEYRNQYRGPKARSRSASPHRRMLLAGMRSAHQGISREPQFLSRRKIPTHPPQVSRSMHWDQLSGLSCQEPIPPFRPAAGGTVGKEPTAVAVAEIPETPVAPRGPRPPEEQSQLQPQPHIPSPSPTDQRPEPPMNGVQHVLMRKAGLRSDRPRPRGRRHNSEYQRQFEWKDRVANSPLLAADQSLEAVTRQPGDGSREALHSSTVLPMHGSNTVPFESEYSRNFKGSPPPRPPRLRRDIEQNEVPLFQRENVPPENTSKAKRKKRKEQHLDRKHKNSKEEVAQGQPSGTKQEAASLNPQQTVDPPSGCRKMKSEYNARFRSPLQYQYEDGAWVKASDAADEVRELREKAEMYRRRAWGTHFSRYHLNQILSDQNHLWEASTASGSTPQESSGSACSPTIEALDLARSERWAQELEGSSNFRVAGRLPTPKLRTLPLAQRTHHDRTTPAAGGAILVSPPRVRASMRERPPPSPQGKPRSPQRLLGHLSPARAPFKAEEARLTRSPPTAGLTTTDPLPLRQDAWYGMGVAEEPPKRLPAPRSSRKRAPSAQALELPVNRIQGMLRDPEFQHNGNLGLHRPGLFVYPSSDSALSDDDGRMSQISARSAASCSMAAQLLGRTLKRKENFWGKS